A stretch of the Glycine soja cultivar W05 chromosome 13, ASM419377v2, whole genome shotgun sequence genome encodes the following:
- the LOC114380750 gene encoding protein INCREASED RESISTANCE TO MYZUS PERSICAE 1-like: protein MLLGKRPRAPIMKRTTSMSGGLAVETKTSKEEEVLMSDNMKLVDPHVNVVAMGTPNDQFVPNHTKNVSQANGSYVYGDRLMGMGVNMSMPLSPTTSNNHRHHMTHNHTTNTNNIHTTSHFLRTCGLCNCHLAPGRDIYMYRGDTAFCSLECREKQMKQDQRKEKWKAGSNKEHHRASPPGATAKASCN from the exons ATGTTGCTTGGAAAACGTCCTCGGGCACCGATTATGAAAAGAACTACAAGCATGAGTGGTGGTTTGGCCGTGGAAACCAAAACAAGCAAGGAGGAAGAAGTACTCATGTCTGATAACATGAAACTCGTGGATCCACATGTTAACGTTGTTGCCATGGGAACACCAAATGATCAATTCGTGCCTAACCACACCAAAAATGTTTCTCAGGCCAACGGTTCATATGTATATGGTGACCGTTTGATGGGCATGGGCGTCAACATGAGCATGCCTCTTTCCCCGACAACCTCAAATAACCATCGTCACCACATGACTCACAACCATACAACAAACACTAACAACATACATACTACTTCTCACTTTCTTCGGACTTGTGGCCTCTGCAACTGTCATTTGGCACCTGGTCGAGATATCTATATGTATag ggGGGACACGGCATTTTGCAGTTTGGAGTGTAGGGAGAAGCAGATGAAGCAGGACCAGAGGAAAGAGAAGTGGAAGGCGGGGTCTAATAAGGAGCACCACCGTGCATCGCCACCGGGCGCCACCGCGAAGGCTTCTTGTAATTGA